The following proteins are encoded in a genomic region of Flammeovirga pectinis:
- a CDS encoding helix-turn-helix domain-containing protein → MKNLQLYHRKVIQRLIEEKIFSVPEIAEGLEVSTSTIYRELKRNTHPLTKKYNAEYAHKLYLARKKLSGGSRKTRPIRPNTIRKNDSELHTERRFLLWYSDRHYKVKFNSSRFKFTPFPKMYAFRLGIKDVMYHDDWELFELWLEHIKLQKEQSSASTPKYYWMRALIKKEAPLQVWKNPSIAMEQKKCV, encoded by the coding sequence ATGAAAAACCTTCAGCTCTACCATAGAAAAGTCATACAACGACTGATAGAAGAAAAAATATTCAGTGTTCCCGAAATAGCGGAAGGGTTAGAAGTATCTACTTCAACCATATATCGTGAATTGAAACGTAATACCCACCCACTTACTAAAAAATACAATGCAGAATATGCCCATAAATTATATTTAGCCCGTAAGAAGTTATCAGGCGGAAGTAGAAAAACAAGACCTATCCGCCCTAACACAATAAGGAAAAATGATTCTGAGTTACACACTGAAAGAAGATTTTTACTTTGGTATTCAGACAGACACTATAAAGTGAAATTTAATTCTAGTAGATTTAAGTTTACCCCATTCCCAAAAATGTATGCTTTTCGTCTTGGAATAAAAGATGTAATGTACCATGATGATTGGGAACTTTTCGAACTTTGGCTGGAACATATAAAACTCCAAAAAGAACAAAGTTCAGCATCCACCCCAAAATATTATTGGATGCGTGCCTTAATCAAAAAAGAAGCTCCACTTCAAGTCTGGAAAAACCCATCAATAGCAATGGAACAGAAGAAATGTGTCTAA